The Magnolia sinica isolate HGM2019 chromosome 3, MsV1, whole genome shotgun sequence genome includes the window ATTCTCTACACCCATCCTCCGTGGAGCGATGTCGAAGTTGCAGGTGTGTGTTGTTAATTAAGGTGGGTAATTGCTTGTTATCTTACTTGACGAGAGATAGGGGCATTGGGTACAGAAACGATCGGGCTTTGGAGGATCCTTAAATTCAAAATTCTCAAGATATGGGTATGGAAGGGATTGGTTACTGCTCATAAGTATAATCATGCTAAATTACTTCCATAACAATatcaaaaaatgatattttttttctgCTCCATTTGTATGGTTCACTAGGAGTCCTAAACAACCAACTTTCTAGAGTTCAAATTCCCAGTAGATTTAGCTTTCAAGTTTCAGGAAATGGGGAACCGTAAGCCTTTCCCTTACATGAGTATCCTACTCTCATACTCCAGCTTTTTGAAAGATCCAAGTCCATAGGGAAGTCTGTAACCAATCAAAACGATAATAATAATATAGGGAAGTGTGTTGTTGGCTTGTTGTTTACCATCCCCTGATGGGAGGGCATAGTCACCCATGAGATCTTCTCAAGGGCCAAAAGCAAGGGATGTTACCCATCAACTTGGTTTTAGCTACTTGTCATTGTTCATTAGTTTCGGTAATCGTGGTTAAGGGTTTAGACAAATATAGAACAGAAGGAATAGGTTCTCCATAGCAAGAAGGAGCTCTGTATGTACCCGTGATGGATTTATTCTTGAATCTTGCATCAGTTTAGGCAGGCGAGATATGTAACTCACTACAAAATGCGTGCTTGCCCAAATAAAACACGATGTGATCCTAAGCACCTCATTGATGGGTATGATGATTATCCTTTGGAATCTCAGCCTCGTAAGAATCTTCCTTGACATTTCCTTTGAACGTTTCTTCAAGGACCTATATTCCATGTCTAGTGTGTCTTTTACACCATACAAAACATTCTTCCCATCACTGTACATCACGTCATATAGGTCTCTGAAGAGTATTCAGACCAGTAAATTTTCCTGCATTTGCCTGCAATTTGCCAcaaaaacatttattttttaacaatcaaaTACTATTGTCGCATTCTCTATGTAAAACTGAAAAAAGAGGCAAAATCGGAGATGGGATGAAGATTCCATTCAAAAAATTTTGACAACATGACATATACCTCATACTCATTGAAGAAGGATGAAGAAATTAGTTATAATCTTTTCTATCCTGGACAATTTCCCTCAATAACTGATCAAATAGTTGGACATTTAAACTCAATGAAACAACAAACAAAAACGTGAAAGTTGTGGACTACTTTACACAGTGCACCCTATCCTACATTAACATACAGTAGCCAGGATGCTACACCGTACAGACATTAGAAGATCAATTCAATGGCTTCAtcatcaaatatcaagtggaaCCAACACAAGCAAAGAAGACGTGATAACCTCTGATACTCCGGAAAAGCCAGGTGCGGTTTCTGAATCAATCCATTCTTGTGAAGCAGTTTATTCATGACCCCTGATCTGAAAAACCAGGAAGGTACAAATCTTTTGCATTCTCCCAGAAAACTGCATAACAGTAACAAAGGACTTATTTTCTTCATGATATGAAGATTATAATTAACCATGCAGAAACAATGTGGAAAGAAGAACAATGTCTAGAAGAAAGGGAAAGCCCCATGcctgaatcaaagactacaagagAACTTGAAATATAACTCCACTGGTTAGCATATCATCACTGAAGATTTCCCAAAAGAAGGATTCCCCTGACCATTGACCAGATTTCTGATCATGATATTCTTCCATTCCATGAGAAAGGTCCAAATACTAACATTGGCAGTCAGTTTCTTACTTGCATGATAGCATAGTTTCTTATGTGCATGATAGCATGTATTCATGGCTGAAACAGTCAAGATAGACAACAAAATGCCAAAATCTGCATCAAATATTCAAAGCACAAACACCATCTCCCTTAATCATTAATATGAGGTTGTCTAACATTGAATATATCATATCAGAAGAGGGGTGTGATTTATCTGCAACATAAAAGCAATGAAACTTGCTATTGACACTAATCCAACTACATCCAGGCAGCTTCCGCAACTTTCTCTCCTTCATCTGCATCCTCACTTCCGCCACACCATCCCACATCCCAGAAGAAGCATATATGTTCGAGAGCGAAACGTAATTTGACGGGTTCTCAGGTTCTAACAGAAGAAGGGACCCATAAGCCAAATCCCGCATCTCTGTTCTTCCATGAAGCACGGAAGCACTGAAAAGAGCCCCCCAAATGCTAGGACCAGGCCTCACAGGCATTGAATTGATAAAATTTAGTGCCTGGTCAAGCTGGCCTGCTCGACCCAACATGTCGACCACACAAGAATAGATCTCCATCGTGGGCAAAATGCCATAATCTACTGTCAACAAATTATAAATCTCAAAGCCTTCAGTTATCAGTCCTGCTCTACTGCATGCAGAAAGAACTCCCACAGACGTTATATTATCTGGATTAATTCCCGCCTGCAGCATGTTGTTGAAAAGTGCAACAGCTTCCTCACCCCTCCCGTGTAGTCCATAACCAGTAATCATCGAACTCCAAGAGATTGTGTCTTTACAGAAAGATTCATCATCAAAGACATGCCTCGCACATTTCAAGCTCCCGCATTTTGAGTACATGTCAATCAAAGCATTGCTTACAGAAACGTCATAATTCAGTTCTGATCTAACAGCAAAACCATGAATTTGTTTCCCCTCCATCAAACTGGCAAGAGAACTGCAAGCAGGGAGGATGCTCACAATAGATACTCTATTGGGCCCCACTCCTCTCTCCTGCATTTTAGGGAAAAGCATCAAAGCCTCCCTTGCACCTCCATTCTGAGCATAACCTGAGATCATGGCAGTCCAAGCAACTACATTTTTACACTTCATCTGGTCGAAAACCTGTCTACCCATGACTACATTTTTGCTTTTCGAGTACATATCAATCAAGCAACTCCCCACATAAAGATCCGAAGCCGAATCCAATCCTAACCCATTTCTTATAATGAAACAATGAATCTCTCTTCCATAAGTCCGGCCTGCAGACTCAGTAGTGCAAAAGGGAAGAAGACTAGCTACTGTAAAGGCATCAGGTTTCATTCCTTCAATCTGCATCTGTTTTACACACTTCCATCGTTCCTCACTGAAACAAAAGTCATCAGAAACTGCACACTCGGAAATTACAACGTTCCAAGAAGCCACACTTCTAtggggcatttcatcaaacaagtcACGAGCATCGCCCAAATTATCACATTTACAGTACATGGCCATTACAGAATTCATAACAACCGTGTCCGAGGAAAACCCAGCTCGCACGATTCGACAATGAATGGCTTTTCCAGTTCCCAGGTCCCTAAGCTCACCGCAAATCTTCGAAAGAGTGGCAAAAGTGTAATTATCAGGAGATTCATGGCCAATGCACATTCGATTAAACAAACAAAAGGGTTCTTCAAAAATGCGATTCTTGGCGTACGCGCTGATCAATGAGTTCCAGAGGAAGACATTCTTGTGGCAAATCGAATCGAAGACTAGGCGAGAAACGGACGGGGCCCCGCAGATCGAATATGCCGTGATGAGCTTCGTTGCGAGAAAGGGATCTTGATCGAACCCAAGAGAGATGATCCGAGCGTGAGATTGTTTGGAGAGACTTAGAGATTGGTGGTTGATGGAGGATTGCAGAAGTTGGAGGAGACCCTGGAGAGGGTTGATGGGAGTGGCAGAAGTGTAAAATTGGTTGCTTTTCTGGGTAAAAGATTTTGAAGCGCAGAGGTACCGAATAGAAGAAGTGAGCATGAATGCAGAGATGATGAGAACGTGTTTTTCCCGCGACGTGCGAAAAAGAAGCCTGATCTTTTCAAAGATACTCTTGTAGTGCGTACCACTTAAGACGCGGTACTTTCCCCCGCCCGTTACGAGCTCGAGACAGGCTACCGCTCTGAGAGCCATCGTCATGTATGGATTCTATCGACACTGTCCATGCATTTTTCCATCTCGTTTCAGGTTATGGGCCCGAAAATGAGGTTGATGAaagatttaagtgggccacaccacatgaagcaatggTGCTAATGAAgcctacctttgaaaacttcctaaggcccaccgtgatgtttatttgtcatcctacctgtttataaggtcatagaGAACTAcatgaagggaagacacaaatatcagcttgatccaaaacttaagtggcaccagtgaagttttcaactgtaagagtttaatccccatttcgtggtctacttgagcctcaGATCTGTTTGTTTTTGGGATCAATTatttaaaatgacatggcaaaatgcatggacggtttggataaaatccatacatcacggtggccctcagaGCCCTAGCCTGTCCCGAGCTGGGCACGagccaggaaacggattggctactacccctgccaccaaccccgtggctgatggtcgtgctctttgggcccaccatgatttatgtgtttcatccatgctgtacatctatttcttcatataattttatatataaaataaaaaaatttggtatatcccaatctcaagtggaccacgctacaggaaatagtgttgaatgagtgtcgaccattaaaaaccttttaggggccataaaagttttggatcaagctgatctttgttttttccattcatctgagcctttatgacctaattaacagatttgatgtcaaataaacagtacagtgggccttagcagggttttaatagtggatatccaataaatattattttcatgtggtgtggtccaccttagatttatatacctataatttttggaatcaaggctaaaatgatctgtagaaatggatgaacggaatggatgaaacacatacatcatggtagggcccacggagcactgaccgtggctggtggcgggggagtagccaatccgtttcccacggGCCAgggaagtacccaatccgcgcccttgAGAACTGACTGTACGCGTGGCATGGATTAACTAATTTTTACCCGTTAAATTGTGGACCAGCCTCTGTGTCACGGTCCCAGTATCagaggacgcggtttggctggcgTTAACTGGTGTCAACgctccgtggcccaccatgatgtgtgttttatccgtgctgtccattcattttttccagcTTAATAGCGTAAGCCCAAAAATGGAaacggactgcgtactgagtaactcagtacgcttagcgtactaagcgtactgaataaactctgtgggtccaactgttgtttatgcattttatctactacgtccatctcttttaacagatAGTTTTAAGACTTTGTCCCAAAAATTGagtatatccaatactcaagtggagcacaccaccagGAACAacgtgaattgaacatctaccattgaaaaattattgaaggccaaagaaattttaaattaagctgatattgttttttcccttcatccatgtctgtcttatcttataaacaggttcgaTGACAAATTAACATCACTAGGGCCTaagaaagttttcaacaatagaaatcaatacttctactttttcctatattatggtccagAGCTTTGcatattcatcaattttgaatTCATCCCCTaagatgatttggaaaaacaaatggatagcatagataaacgagatgcattcatggtgggcccaacatagtttactcagtacgagaaGAGGGTACTAAGTAACTCGGGACGCAATCTGATTTCCTCAaaaatgggaacggattggctactccacctgccacCTCCcttgtggctggtggtcggtgctctatggaccccaccatgatatatgtgtttcatccagtccgttcatccatttttaaagatcattttaaggctttattctaaaaatgagagggaaataaatatcaggtggaccacaccacataaaaaaaatagtgattggatatccaccattaaaatcctcctaaggcccactatattgtttatttgacatccaatatgttgattaggtcatacacgcccagatgaagggtaaaaacaaaaatcagcttgatctttttttttttctttcttcttttttttaacacacaaacaccccacacactcacactggtggaatttcaccacctatgggtactcaaaccctcaaccgggagttgaaactcctaagagtctaccacccgagcaagagcaagagtAAAAtcagaatgatccaaaacttcaaaacttctatggcccctaaaatgtttttaatggtcgacactcatttaacactgtttcctataatgtggtccacttgagattggaacaTACTAATTTTTGTCTCATAtggtaaaatgatctttaaaaatagatggacggcatggatgaaacacatacatcatggtggggcccatagcgcACCgaccggtgtcagggggagtagccaatccgtttccccaaaaatgatgcatatctaaagtttaagtggaccacaccaataataataataacagtggagattgaacattgaCTGTTGAAAACTTTGTGAGGTTGTTTGCTATTCAATCAAACACAGAGCCACACAGCAGACATGGTATGAGATAAGCGAGTGTATTCAGCTTGAGTTCATTTCAAAGCCGCTGCCTAGTCGCTAATTGATGTGGTGACCCAGGAAGAGAGAGTTTGTCCTTCGAATAATAACTTTTTATCCCACAATGAAGTTTTATCTTTCAACCGTGATTATAGGCATTGTATCTTTTCATgagaattaaaataataaaaacaaaaagctGTTAATGCTAATTTTACAATTAACAGATAAACAAAtatatacaaataaataaataaaagataaatacatcACCTACATGAACAAACAATCAAAGCAGATAGCCAACAAGATGTGATTGGGATTTGTAATACATTTAAAGTAAACTTGCAATATGTATAgttcaatttgaattacttgtatgcacAAATGCATTTTCTAGCTGACTTTGTATCATCCGTTACTTTTCCCTGGTGGGAAAAAGGTTGGGTGGGGCCCATAAGTCAATTGACCCAACAATTTACAAGTAGTTTCATCCAAGCTAAAAGGACAGCAGCCGAAGATCAAGCTAAAAATGTAACTATTTAATTAAATGGTTCAAGCTTGAGTTGAACCTTAGCTGACCTGACCCACTTATATAGGTTATTAACATGTTGGCCTTGGATTCTAACCAGGTAACTTTTATTCACCTTGCGAGGTTTATCACAGGCTACTGGGAATGGGTGATGCTGGGCATGTCCAATAGGATCCATTGATTATTGCATGGGCTAGTAAAAAAATCTACAAGGTTTATAATGGGACTTGTTTAGGGTAAGATCTTATTAAATCAATaacttattaattattttttccaTTAGACCTAATGCTTGAAAGATTTTAATCAACTTTCAGATGGTTTGTAACCGTTAAAACTGTTTTAATCGTACTTGATAATAATATGATGGCCCAAATTTGTTGGTCCACCTTATGACTAGCATGAGATATAAATTATAGGTGAATGGCATTAACAGCTGATGGATTAACTTGTAGTCACATGCATGTGGTTAGGTTAGCGCTAGGCTAAGCTTTGTCCATGCCCGGCCCGCCTTCTACAACATATGCCCATATCCGGCTAGAGATAAAATTGCAGGGCTTGACTCAAGCCCGAGCATACAtttcaatgagagagagagagagagagagagagagaagaagaagaagaagaagaagaagaagctaatcAAAAGCCGAAAGACATAAAGAATAATAAATTGGAAAAAGTAATATATTTtcattttcccttttttttttttttttcttgtgcaAGTTCTTTACCTTTGAGTTTATGGTTCCCTTTATTGGAGAAGGCGAAAGCCACCTCAGCATCACAGAGAAGGGGGATGTACTTCAAGTCTACCCTTCTTCCCATATCAACACAtattgagagagatagagggagggagggagagggagagagagagagagagagagagagagagagagagggagagagagagagagatatatatatatatatatatatatatatatttatttttttttgtggggggggggagggggggcacagtgaaggcagaactttgtctcacatcggttgcatcgtccgatgttgtggtcgctataagttggattttttccttaactatcgtaatgcgttttaaatcagtgagcttattTTGATATATTGGACTCAATCTATCGTTATTCTCTAGACctccatcatttgtatgcatgttatggTTGATGATTGATTagagcatacgccattgggctgagatgcttATAGGACTCCTTGggagacggagttgcccccacatgatcgcgcgatataCGTGGGATTGAtgtatggcctaaatgaggttgatgatattcgtggctcgttaggatttgtatattgcattgcatcttcgacatttgttattgtcttactatgttttgcattgcatagccttgatatggccgttagcattcatgtcttgcatcgcatagctttggtacggctaatagtactCATCAACTTATCAATATATTTCCGCTTATtgtaatatcgtatgattcataatcttgtcagtatttctgattaTTCCGATGATATAAGATTTATAAGCTTTATTGTatatttgacacttaccttatatatactttaatcaccatctaagctttctataagcttatgcatgatagatgcgtgtaagtggcgttgggttgcagcagcgttgagcatggagcgtgcagctgtctttcggagctctaattttgaaatatgtattttccttttagcattgtattcaaatgttcatattagtggatatgtgataatgatgttgcctttatgatttaggtatatTTGCAGTTATGCTTctaatgagacaaatgtacattataaaatcctctttataggatcccaggatcgaaatctggcatatggacgctaggagccgagaatggggtactacgaaggctgtcggcaccgggttcggcgatcgagattctcgattttcgggtttggggcgtgacagctacCTCACTGAACCGACTTGGATTTGAACTACAATTCGGATAAAGTCTTACTGAAATCAAATTTCCTTTTCGTGCCATATGGCGCATCAAACTTTactttttcccttttcttcccAGTTTAATATTTGTTCTCAAAGGTCTTCATTTCCGTGTAGAAGCAAACTCTCCAAATTTATGACCAACCTTTCCTTCAGTGATCTTACGACGAACAGGAGTTTTTCCattgtaaattcgtatggagcAATCGACGAATAGAATAAATCCCCAAATACTACAATGTGATACATAAAGATGTTAGCTTTTAATCTACATTGCATCGGAATGTTCTAATTTGATCATACGATGAATCTTACCTTCCATGGTGGATAGAGTGATTAAATCatttaattgaattatttcaaccatttgatatttgatattttattttacttataaATGAATGGTTACCATAGCCCTTGTATAATCAAAAGATATTTtatttaaatcttttttttttcccaggtaCCCTCAATTTAAGGGGAGCCACGTGTCATAAATAGTTAGGTTGATGACGAAATTCTTATTTAAATAGACCAAATGTATAATGGAGGCTCCTTATAGACCTCATTTTTAAGAACTTATTTTTTTAGAGCCCGagcacataaaaaaaaataaaattggaacAATGATAGCTAtgaacatttattttttataccccaacctttttttatcattattttatgaacatttattttttataccccaacctttttttatcattattttataGCCAACTTTTCATTTACCACTACACTCTCGCGACTCCTTCATGCTTTCCATATGGTCTCTAAtaaatttttgtgttttctctatttttttttgcGTTAACTGTAACTTTAGAAAAAACAgcttattattattcttttgacATGTCATTTTGAAACAAGCTTGTGTtgggaagaaaataaaaagaaatgagATGAAAAGATATTACAAGAATTATACTTTTTAGAAAATtaattcttcttcttatttttcttatttttaaaggaTTTCACTTAGATAGTGCTTTGGTTAAGAAATatttaaaaggaaataaaataaatgacaaaAACTATGCTTTTATAAAAtgagttctttttatttttgtaaataccTATATGATTTTGTTTGGGAAGAAATTGATACAGGAGACGAGTGATGTCAAAATATTATGCCTAGACAGGTCTTTTGCCAAGATCTCTAACTTTGAGTATATATTTGAAATGTCAAATTAATGGTGTCTAAATAAGATAATTTCTATCATATTTAAAATGTATTCAAATTATTAAGGAGCCCAAGATAGTGCTGATTCGAATTGACATTTTTCAATGAGATCGCGTAATGTTAAAAATTTGTGGCCAGTACATGTAAATGATTCGCAAGACCATGAACTCTATCATGCACATACCGTGATTACTTGCACGTATAAACCATCACCGCCTACGTGTATAGGTCACAATTATGATCTCATGAAAACAACTCCCATATTGGGCTTGCTATAAAGATAATTTGAAGACCTTTTCCAATAAGATTGAAATCATTGTATTCATTTGACTTTTCAAAAGCAGGTTCAAAGTTAAATTATTGGCAAAATACTCATCTAAGTCTAACCTcttgaagaaataaaaataacTCATATTCTATTTTTTATTGACATATTGCATCTTTTTCTATCACTTTCTTCCAAAAACAGGCACACTTAATCCAATCTTTATAGAAATAAGAAGATTTCATTGTTTAAAACTAGagtttttgttgtttctttcatttcattatatatatatatatatatatataggtaaaaGATCCAATCTAAGCATAATCTTTTTTCTAAAAGTATAACTTTTATAATAATTTTTGtcttattttctctcattttttttccaaacaaGCCAATTTCAAATAAACAAATTAGAAAGACAAAAAGGAGAACGTATTCATGAagtggaaagaaagcaaaaaaaaattgtCAGAGAGTTGTCGGAATGCACGGAAGTACTTCGCCGGAATATAGTAGTAAATGAAAAATTGGCTGAAAAGCAGCGATAAAGAATAGGGTTGCTAAAGGGCAGGCCTCAGcctaaattttactttgatcAGGCCGAGCTGTTGGGCCGGGCCTATTcaacattttaattttaataggcctgagcctggcccattgatagcTCCAATAAAGAAGTTATAAGTATGGAAAAGGTCCGGGGCATTTTtgtttgagaattttgaaaaagttttgaaAAATAGATCCAGGAATAAGCTCTCACCATACATTGGACTTATTTAGAGAAAATATCCTTCAAATAAATGTCAAATCCAATGAATAAAATCATGATCCATGCCCTATTGCAATACTTTAGAAGTGTCTGAGCAAACAGCTCCCCATAGGTTGGATAGAGGTAGAGCTGGAAGAATAAATATTATGGCAGATACATCTCCCCCAAGATGTGGCAGGTAATGTATTGGTCGTCAGGTCCACACATAGTCCTTGTTGGACAACTTAACGTTTTAAAAAATAGCACGGAGAGAATTACTGAGACACAGACTATCCATACCAGCCCCTATACATGGGTCACCTGATATGCAGGTCACCCCGTCATGTGTGCTACGGAGAGATAGATCTACCGTATTTCAGTTCTTCACACTCCACCTTATCATTTTACATCCACCTTGAGTCACTGGAGATATCTTGGTGGCTAGCTTTGTAGAATTTGATTGGTCCAAAAGGAGCTAAAAACTTTAAAATATGCTTTCCATGCTTCATTTCTAACCACAGCAG containing:
- the LOC131240677 gene encoding pentatricopeptide repeat-containing protein At3g12770-like; translation: MTMALRAVACLELVTGGGKYRVLSGTHYKSIFEKIRLLFRTSREKHVLIISAFMLTSSIRYLCASKSFTQKSNQFYTSATPINPLQGLLQLLQSSINHQSLSLSKQSHARIISLGFDQDPFLATKLITAYSICGAPSVSRLVFDSICHKNVFLWNSLISAYAKNRIFEEPFCLFNRMCIGHESPDNYTFATLSKICGELRDLGTGKAIHCRIVRAGFSSDTVVMNSVMAMYCKCDNLGDARDLFDEMPHRSVASWNVVISECAVSDDFCFSEERWKCVKQMQIEGMKPDAFTVASLLPFCTTESAGRTYGREIHCFIIRNGLGLDSASDLYVGSCLIDMYSKSKNVVMGRQVFDQMKCKNVVAWTAMISGYAQNGGAREALMLFPKMQERGVGPNRVSIVSILPACSSLASLMEGKQIHGFAVRSELNYDVSVSNALIDMYSKCGSLKCARHVFDDESFCKDTISWSSMITGYGLHGRGEEAVALFNNMLQAGINPDNITSVGVLSACSRAGLITEGFEIYNLLTVDYGILPTMEIYSCVVDMLGRAGQLDQALNFINSMPVRPGPSIWGALFSASVLHGRTEMRDLAYGSLLLLEPENPSNYVSLSNIYASSGMWDGVAEVRMQMKERKLRKLPGCSWISVNSKFHCFYVADKSHPSSDMIYSMLDNLILMIKGDGVCALNI